A single genomic interval of Noviherbaspirillum cavernae harbors:
- a CDS encoding alpha/beta fold hydrolase, with product METIRFNTSDGATLTGTRFAPQGKAKAVVVLPAAMGVKQDFYIPFAQFLAEQGMAVLTFDYRGMGQSTPPEYRHSLRGFKADLYDWGERDYNAALHAAKGWQPDVPLFIVGHSLGGQLPGLLHDTQLIDGILTVAAGSGYWRDNAPQLRRFVWFLWYFAVPVYTRLFGYFPGRRVRKIGDLPRGVIYQWARWCKSPHYMVDDSGKPLRAGFERISVPLLSMSFTDDEMMSRRSIDSLHDCYKNAPMERRYIRPADVNAKRIGHFGFFRPQFKTTLWQQALDWLDQHARIEHPAQSEQSATRSIA from the coding sequence ATGGAGACAATCAGATTCAACACGAGCGACGGCGCAACGCTGACCGGCACGCGCTTCGCTCCGCAAGGCAAGGCGAAAGCCGTCGTCGTGCTGCCCGCTGCGATGGGCGTCAAACAGGACTTCTACATCCCGTTCGCGCAGTTCCTCGCCGAGCAGGGCATGGCGGTGCTGACCTTCGACTATCGCGGCATGGGGCAATCGACGCCACCCGAATACCGGCATTCGCTGCGCGGCTTCAAGGCCGACCTGTACGACTGGGGCGAGCGCGATTACAACGCCGCGCTGCATGCTGCGAAAGGATGGCAACCCGATGTGCCGCTCTTTATCGTCGGCCATTCTCTCGGCGGCCAGTTGCCGGGCCTGCTGCATGACACGCAACTGATCGACGGCATCCTCACCGTTGCCGCCGGCAGCGGCTACTGGCGCGACAACGCGCCGCAGTTGAGGCGCTTCGTCTGGTTCCTGTGGTATTTCGCGGTGCCGGTGTACACGCGGCTGTTCGGCTACTTCCCCGGCAGGCGCGTGCGCAAGATCGGTGATCTGCCCAGGGGGGTGATCTACCAATGGGCGCGCTGGTGCAAGAGTCCGCACTACATGGTGGACGACAGCGGCAAGCCGCTGCGCGCCGGCTTCGAGCGCATCAGCGTGCCGCTGCTCAGCATGAGCTTCACCGACGACGAGATGATGAGCCGGCGCAGCATCGACAGCCTGCACGACTGCTACAAGAACGCGCCGATGGAGCGCCGCTACATCAGGCCTGCCGACGTGAACGCCAAACGCATCGGCCACTTCGGCTTCTTCCGCCCGCAATTCAAGACCACGTTGTGGCAGCAGGCGCTGGATTGGCTCGATCAACACGCGAGAATCGAACATCCCGCACAATCTGAACAATCGGCGACTCGCAGCATCGCCTGA
- a CDS encoding enoyl-CoA hydratase, whose translation MDITTGKANGILTIEFNRPDKKNAITSAMYQMMADALKDAESDAAVRAIIILGKPEIFTAGNDLEDFMKSPPTISGDRPVAQFMRALSTATKPVVAGVAGAAVGIGTTLLMHCDLVYAADNAKFSMPFTQLGLCPEFASSMLFPQMVGYPRAAEKLLLGEAFSAQEAYEMGLVSRVVPVAELPAYVQGQAARLVALPASSLRTTKRLMRAAQAEAIHARMMEENKHFGEMLSAQEAKEAFAAFFEKRKPDFTKFA comes from the coding sequence ATGGACATCACCACCGGCAAGGCCAACGGCATTCTCACCATCGAGTTCAACCGCCCCGACAAGAAGAACGCGATCACCTCGGCGATGTACCAGATGATGGCCGATGCGTTGAAGGATGCCGAAAGCGACGCGGCAGTGCGCGCCATCATCATCCTCGGCAAGCCGGAAATTTTCACGGCCGGCAACGACCTCGAGGACTTCATGAAAAGCCCTCCGACCATCAGCGGCGACCGGCCGGTTGCGCAATTCATGCGCGCCCTCAGCACGGCGACCAAGCCCGTCGTTGCGGGTGTGGCCGGCGCGGCGGTCGGCATCGGCACCACGCTGCTGATGCACTGCGACCTCGTGTATGCGGCGGACAATGCAAAGTTCTCGATGCCGTTCACCCAGCTCGGCCTGTGCCCCGAATTCGCCTCCAGCATGTTGTTTCCGCAGATGGTCGGCTACCCGCGCGCGGCGGAAAAACTGCTGCTTGGCGAAGCGTTCTCCGCGCAGGAAGCGTACGAGATGGGACTGGTCAGCAGGGTCGTGCCGGTGGCGGAGCTGCCCGCCTATGTGCAAGGCCAGGCCGCCAGGCTGGTTGCATTGCCGGCATCGTCGCTGCGCACGACCAAGCGTCTGATGAGAGCCGCGCAAGCCGAGGCAATCCATGCCCGCATGATGGAAGAGAACAAGCACTTCGGCGAGATGCTGAGCGCGCAGGAGGCGAAGGAAGCGTTTGCTGCCTTCTTTGAGAAGCGCAAGCCGGACTTCACGAAGTTTGCGTGA
- a CDS encoding YeeE/YedE family protein has translation MRFLTRLALVAGGLAIVFAVTLVGGLRQGLLALLGIGFGAVLQGARFGFTTGWRNYIENRDPQGLWAQMLLLVLAAALTLPLIAGNPGELVGAVAPLTFSLVLGAFLFGAAMQLADGCGSGTLYKAGAGAPISFAVLPTFAIGSFLGASHQPAWVALGGLPPVDMLQFGWPVALAITVAGCGLVAWLAARGARKHRAMNAGTEQPAATGWAKRWWIGAILLAILYVLHLIVAGQPWGIVYGIGLWGAKAAAATGWSPVGDAFWGAAPHAQRLVDPILADITSVTNIGLIFGALAASRWNGPADIRIPPARRLLAAAVAGLVMGYSSRMAFGCNVGAFLDGIASASVHGWVWFALAFAGSLLGVRVRQRVSA, from the coding sequence ATGCGTTTCCTGACGCGCCTGGCGCTCGTCGCCGGCGGGCTGGCGATCGTGTTCGCCGTGACGCTGGTCGGAGGTCTGCGGCAGGGCTTGCTGGCTCTGCTCGGCATCGGTTTCGGCGCGGTATTGCAAGGCGCCCGCTTCGGCTTCACCACCGGCTGGCGCAATTACATCGAAAACCGCGACCCGCAAGGCTTGTGGGCCCAGATGCTGCTGCTGGTGCTGGCGGCCGCTCTCACGCTGCCGCTCATCGCCGGCAACCCCGGCGAGCTGGTCGGTGCGGTCGCGCCGCTGACCTTCAGTCTGGTGCTGGGCGCATTTCTGTTCGGCGCGGCGATGCAGCTGGCCGACGGCTGCGGCTCCGGCACGCTGTACAAGGCCGGTGCCGGTGCGCCGATCTCGTTCGCAGTGCTGCCCACCTTCGCCATCGGCAGTTTCCTCGGCGCATCGCACCAGCCGGCCTGGGTGGCGCTCGGCGGCTTGCCGCCGGTCGACATGCTGCAATTCGGCTGGCCGGTTGCGCTGGCCATCACCGTGGCAGGCTGCGGCCTTGTTGCGTGGCTGGCGGCGCGTGGCGCGCGCAAGCATCGCGCCATGAATGCCGGCACGGAACAGCCGGCCGCGACCGGCTGGGCCAAACGCTGGTGGATAGGCGCGATCCTGCTCGCCATCCTGTATGTGCTGCATCTGATCGTGGCCGGACAGCCATGGGGCATCGTCTACGGCATCGGCCTGTGGGGCGCGAAGGCGGCAGCCGCAACGGGCTGGAGTCCGGTTGGCGACGCCTTCTGGGGCGCGGCACCGCACGCCCAGCGCCTGGTCGATCCCATCCTGGCCGACATCACCTCGGTCACCAATATCGGCCTCATCTTCGGCGCGCTGGCCGCATCGCGCTGGAATGGTCCGGCGGATATCCGCATCCCGCCGGCCAGGCGCCTGCTGGCGGCCGCTGTTGCCGGCCTGGTCATGGGCTACAGCTCGCGCATGGCTTTCGGCTGCAATGTCGGTGCCTTCCTTGACGGCATCGCTTCGGCCAGCGTGCATGGCTGGGTATGGTTCGCACTGGCCTTTGCCGGATCGCTGCTTGGCGTGCGCGTGCGCCAGCGCGTCAGCGCCTGA
- a CDS encoding sulfurtransferase, with product MLRRKFSFAAALLAGSLAVSLPSVALAGAPGAAAAAGSSPLLKAEDLKSLLGQPDVRVLDIRAEKDYLAGHIPGAINTPYAAYRGPKDNAGSLVAESKLTEVLRQAGIDTNTRVIVAHAGSDHTDFGAAARVYWTLKAGGLTRLSVLDGGTLGWKTAGGALDTVAPKVNPSQFSYHYNKAMIADTEEVATAVKSGKAPLLLDARPLDFFKGEQRVDAAARYGTLPGAQTLDNASFFNADKKTLKPAGELLQIVQQANLANKPAVSFCNTGHWAATNWFVLSELAGNKEVKLYPESVVEWSKTDLPMDNQPSRVTALVQDAKRSLKK from the coding sequence ATGCTGAGAAGAAAATTTTCCTTCGCTGCCGCCCTGCTGGCGGGCAGTCTTGCCGTTTCCCTGCCGTCCGTCGCACTGGCCGGCGCACCCGGTGCCGCTGCGGCGGCCGGTTCCTCGCCATTGCTGAAAGCCGAGGACCTGAAATCGCTGCTCGGCCAGCCCGACGTGCGCGTGCTCGACATCCGTGCCGAGAAGGACTATTTGGCCGGGCATATCCCGGGCGCGATCAACACGCCCTATGCAGCCTACCGTGGTCCGAAAGACAACGCGGGCTCGCTGGTGGCGGAAAGCAAGCTGACCGAAGTGCTGCGCCAGGCCGGCATCGACACCAACACCCGCGTGATCGTTGCCCATGCCGGCAGCGACCATACCGACTTCGGTGCTGCCGCCCGCGTTTACTGGACGCTGAAGGCGGGCGGCCTGACCCGCCTGTCGGTGCTGGATGGCGGCACGCTGGGTTGGAAAACCGCCGGCGGCGCGCTCGACACTGTCGCGCCCAAGGTCAATCCCAGCCAGTTCAGCTACCACTACAACAAGGCCATGATCGCCGACACCGAGGAAGTGGCGACTGCCGTCAAATCCGGCAAGGCACCGTTGCTGCTCGACGCCCGTCCGCTCGACTTCTTCAAGGGTGAACAACGGGTTGATGCGGCGGCGCGCTACGGCACGCTGCCGGGTGCGCAAACCCTGGATAACGCGAGCTTCTTCAACGCGGACAAGAAGACCTTGAAGCCGGCCGGCGAACTGCTGCAGATCGTGCAACAAGCCAATCTGGCAAACAAGCCGGCCGTGTCGTTCTGCAATACCGGCCACTGGGCCGCGACGAACTGGTTCGTGCTGTCCGAGCTGGCCGGAAACAAGGAGGTCAAGCTGTATCCGGAATCGGTGGTCGAATGGAGCAAGACCGATCTGCCGATGGATAATCAGCCGTCCCGCGTTACTGCCCTCGTGCAGGATGCCAAGCGCTCGCTGAAGAAATAA